Part of the Jannaschia sp. W003 genome, TGGGCGGCCCGATCACCGAGCCGTCGGGCCGGATGCCCTCTCGGATGGCGCGGGCAAGCTCCGCGTCCGACCACCCCGCGATGCGCCCCGCTGGCGTGATGTTGGGCGCGATCGCGGTGAACTCCTCGGAGTCCTCGACCAGGCGTCCCGACAGGGCCTGGCCCTCGACCGGCCCCTCCGGCCCCATCGGCGAGTGGCAGTTCCCGCAGGCCATCACGGCCTCCACGAGATAGGCGCCGCGCGCGGCATCGCCCTCGGCGAGCGCCGGAAGGGCCGTGCCTGCGGCGGCGGCCGCGAGCGTGGCGGACTTAGCGATTCCCCAAATCATGTGCGTCCCCCCTCTTTCCCCCGGCCCGGGGAGGCCGGACGCCCGATCATACCACGGAGGCGCCCCCGAAGCGCGGATTATCCTCCGCGGCGGCCCGAGGATTCCGTTGACCGTCCGGGGGTTCGGCCCATTCTTCCGGGCGAGGCGCGGCCCGACCGAACGGGCGCCGTGCCCACGCTCGCGGAGGACGGTGCGGAGCCACGAGGGCCCCGCGGTCCGCCGCCCAGGGAGACGCCCCATGCCGACACGCCTGCCCCTCGCCCTTCTCGCCTCCGCGGCCCTGCCCGCCGCCGCGGCGGCCCAGGACGCGCCGCTCCAGGTCGCGATGCACTACACCCAGGAACAGGCCGCGCCGCTGATCGCCTGCATCGAGGCCTGGGACGGGCCCGGCGGCGCCGAGTACCAGCAGATCGGCTATCGCGACTACCTGCAGACCGTGCTGACCGCGCGCCTCGGGGGGCAGTCGCCCGACATCTACAACGTCTACTCGATCTGGGCCGCGCAGATGGCCGAGAACGACGTTCTCGCCGAGGCCCCCGAGGACGTGGCGCAGTTCGTGCGGGACGGCTACGCCCCCGGCACCGTGGACGCGGCCACCATCGACGGACAGCTGCTCGGCGTGCCGACCGAGGTGTCCGCCTACATGCTGGTGTCGAACATGAAGCTCCTGCGCGAGGCGGGATACGACGCGCCGCCCGCGGCTTGGGACGAGCTGCGCGAGATGGCCGAGGCCGTCACCACCCGCAATGACCAGGGCCGCGTGGAGACCGCCGGCTTCGCCTTCGCCCAGTCCTCGTCGGGCGCGGGCATCGTCCATCCGTTCTACGCCCTCCTCTACTCCGAGGGCGGCGAGGCGCTCTACGACGGGGGCGATGCGGCGTTCGACGGCGAGGCGGCCGCGGCGACGGTGGACCGCATGGCCGGATTGGTGCGGGACGGCATCGCCGACCTCTCGGTGGACGCCTACGACTTCCCGGCGGGCGGCATCGCCATGATGATCATGGCCAACTGGTACGAGAGCGCGATCCGCGAGGGGATGGGCGAGGACTTCGCCGAGGTCGCCGTGACCCCGATCCCCACGGGCGAGGACTGGAAGACACTCCAGTACGCCTTCTTCATGGGCGTCGACTCCGGCTCCGAGCGCCAGGACGCCGCGTGGGAGCTGGTGCGCCACCTCAACGAGCCGCGCGACGGCGGCCCCTCCTGCGTGGCCGAGATGCTGGACGGCCTCGGCGCCCTGACCGCCTCCACCGCCGACACCGAGGCGCTGCCCGCGCCCGACGCCTTCACGCAGCCCTACGTGGACGCGCTGGCGAGCGGGCGGGCCATCAGCCAGCCCAACGTCGTGCAGGCCTCGGAGATCGAGGGGCTGATGGCGCAGGCCATCGAGGGCGTGATGGCCGGCGAGCGCGAGGCGGACGAGGCGCTGGCGGAGCTGGACCGCGAGGTCGAGGACATCCTGTTCGAGTTCCAGTGAAGCCCCTCCGCCCATCGGGGGCCGCCGCGTGAGCGGCCCCCACAGCGGCGCCGAGCGTGCCGGCGCCGCGCCCTGGCTGTTCCTCGCGCCGCTGCTCGTCTTCGCGGCGGTGTTCCTCGTGCTGCCGCTCGGCTTCTCGGTGTGGCTGTCCTTCACCCGCTGGAACCCGCTCGGCACGCCCTCCTGGGTGGGGCTGCGGCAGTTCGAGTACCTGCTGACGCGCGACGACGCCTTCCTGCGCTCGCTCGCGAACACCTTCGCGTTCGCGTTCGGCTTCGTCGCGCTCTGCGTGCCGCTCAGCCTCGGCCTCGCCTTCGTGTTCTCGCGCGCCCGCGGCAAGGCGGTCTGGCGCTCCGTCTACTACCTGCCGCAGCTCACCAACGTGGTGGCCATCGCCTACCTCTGGCAGTTCGTGCTGGACGACCGCTACGGACTCGCCAACCGCCTTCTGGGTCTCGCGGGCCTGCGCGGGCCGGACTGGCTGAGCGATCCGGCCATGGCGATGGTGTCGGTGATCCTGGTCATGGTCTGGTACGACACGGGCAAGAACATGCTGGTGTTCTCGGCAGCGCTCGAGTCGGTCGACGCCGAGATCTACGAGGCCGCCACGCTCGACGGAGCCGGCGCGTGGCGTACCCTGCGCTCGATCACCCTGCCGATCATCCGGCCCGCCGCGATCTTCGTCACCGTCACGTCGTTCATCACCGGCATGGGGTTCTTCTCGCTGATCCTCGCCATGACCGGCGGCGGGCCGCGCGGGGCCACGGAGGTGACCGCGCTCTACGCCTACCGCATGGCCTTCGAAGACCTGCGCATGGGCCGCGCCTCGGCCGCGGCGCTTGTCCTCTTCGCGCTGGTGGCGGTGGTCTCGGCGGGGCAGTTCGCACTGATGCGGGACCGCTCGTGACCGCCGTGGGAGAGATGCGCGGGCCGGACGCGGCGACGGGGGCCGGGGCCCGCGCGGAACCGCGCCGGCGGCTCCGGCGGGCCGCGCTCGGGGCGCTGAAGTACGCCGCGCTCGCCCTGGGCGCGCTCGTCACGGTGCTGCCCTTCGCGGACATGTTCATCGGCGCGCTGCGGGGGCCGGCGGACGTGTTCACCACGCCGCCGCGCTACTGGCCGGCGGACCCGCAGTGGGGCGTGTACGCCCGCGTCTTCCGCGAGCTTCCCATGGGCACGTGGCTGGTGAACTCCGTGGTGGTCACCCTCGTGATCACGGCGCTCCAGGTGGCCACCTCCACGACCGCCGGCTACGCCCTCGCGCGCTACCGCTTCCGGGGCGCGGACGCGATCTTCCGGCTGGTCGTGGGCGCGCAGATGTTCCCGTTCTTCCTGTTCATCATCCCGATCTTCTTCATCCTGCGCTTCGCCCCCCTCTTGGGCGGCAACGACCTCGCGGGACAGGGCGGCTCGGGCCTGCTCGGCACCTACGCGGCGCTCGTGCTGCCCTTCGTGGTGACGTGGTACGGCGTGTTCCTGATGCGCCAGTTCTTCCTCGGCATCCCCGAGGACCTGGCCGAGGCGGCGCGCCTCGACGGGGCGTCGGAGTGGCGCATCTTCCGCTCCGTGATGCTGCCCCTCGTGAAGCCCGCGGTGGCGACGCTGACGCTGTTCTCGTTCGTGTACCACTGGAACGAGTTCATCTGGACCATGACCGTCACGCGCACGGCGCCCGAGCTCCAGACCCTCCCGGTGGGCATCTACCTGCTGCAGGGCGCCTTCGAGGACCTCGACCAGAAGTCGCTCCAGCAGGCCGCGCTGGCGATCTCGATCCTGCCGGTGGTGGTGATCTTCGCGCTGCTCCAGCGGCTGTTCGTGGGCGCCGACATCGCGTCGGGCGTCAAGTGACGCCGTCCGCCGCGCCGCGCCCGGAGAGGCCGTAGAGATCGCGGTGGCTCCGCACGAAGGCGTCGATCGCGAAGCGCTCGCGGATGAATGCCTCCCCCTCCCCCCGCGCGGCCTCGGCGAGCGCCGGGTCGCCGAGCGCATCCACGATCCGCCGGGACAGGGTCCCGGCGTCCTCGTCGGGGTCGAAGAGGATGCCGGTGACGCCCGGGCGGAACGACTCCGCGAGGCCGCCCACGTCGGGCACGATCACGGGCCGTCCGAGCGCCTGCGCCTCTAGCACGATGTTCGCGGTGCCCTCGAAGTTCGAGGTGAGGAACACCGCCGAGGCGGCCTCGATCCAGTTCTCCACCTCCTCGGTGCGGCCCGGCAGGTGAATGCGCTCCGCGAGGCTGCGCGCGGCCACGAGGTCGGCCACGGACTCGCGCAGCACGCCGTCGCCGAGCATCGCAAAGTGGAGGTCGGGGCGCAGCGCGATGGCCCCCGCGGCGGCCTCGGCCCAGAGAAGCGGACGCTTCTCGGTGGTGATGCGGAACGCCGCCATCACCAGCGGCGCCGCCTCGGGCACGCCCAGCCCGGCACGCAGCGCGGCGGCCCGCCCGGGCGAGCGTCCCGCCCGCATCGCGTCCACGTCGACGCCGTTGTAGATCGTGCGGACGCGCCCTGCCCCGCAGCCGAGCCAGGCCTCGAACTCGTCGGCGCTCGCCTGGCAGTTCGTGGTGAGGGTCACGTGCTCGTGCGCCAGCAGAGCCGCCAGCGCGGCGTGGAAGAAGTCCGAGGCGTTCACCGCGCGGCGTCCGATCGGAGCGCTGGACCGCGCGCCGAGCACCACGCGCGGCACGCCCGTCAGCATCGCCGCGAGGCCCACCGACACGCTCACCGGCTCGGTCCAGCCGTGGACCGTCTCGGGGCGCCATCGCCGTATCTCGGCCATGAGATGCCGGACGTCGCGGGCGTAGCGCGCGGGCAGCGTCTCGATCATCCGCGCCGCGTCCCCTGGCAGGTCGGGCGGGAGCGGTGCGTCCGTCCCGGGCACCGGATCGGCGAACTGCGCGCCGGCTTCCGCGAAGGCGGCCCGGTGGTGGTCCTGCGATGCGTCCCCCAGCAAGGGCAGCACCACGACGCCCTCAAGCGCGGGCGCCTCCGCGGGCAGGAACCGCACGAGATTAAGGGACTGCCGCTGCACGCCGCCGCCGCCGAGCGACGGGACCACCAGCATGACGCGGCCGGGCACCGGGTCGTAGGGCACCGCCGGCGCGGGCCGGGCACAGATCGCGCGCGCGGCCTCGTCGTGGAGGCGCATCGCCTCCGGTGGCGCGCCGCGGGCGTCCACGTCCCAACCGACCGCGGCGAGGTCCGCCACCACCTCGTCGCGGGACCGCCGGAAGGCCGC contains:
- a CDS encoding carbohydrate ABC transporter permease → MTAVGEMRGPDAATGAGARAEPRRRLRRAALGALKYAALALGALVTVLPFADMFIGALRGPADVFTTPPRYWPADPQWGVYARVFRELPMGTWLVNSVVVTLVITALQVATSTTAGYALARYRFRGADAIFRLVVGAQMFPFFLFIIPIFFILRFAPLLGGNDLAGQGGSGLLGTYAALVLPFVVTWYGVFLMRQFFLGIPEDLAEAARLDGASEWRIFRSVMLPLVKPAVATLTLFSFVYHWNEFIWTMTVTRTAPELQTLPVGIYLLQGAFEDLDQKSLQQAALAISILPVVVIFALLQRLFVGADIASGVK
- a CDS encoding extracellular solute-binding protein, encoding MPTRLPLALLASAALPAAAAAQDAPLQVAMHYTQEQAAPLIACIEAWDGPGGAEYQQIGYRDYLQTVLTARLGGQSPDIYNVYSIWAAQMAENDVLAEAPEDVAQFVRDGYAPGTVDAATIDGQLLGVPTEVSAYMLVSNMKLLREAGYDAPPAAWDELREMAEAVTTRNDQGRVETAGFAFAQSSSGAGIVHPFYALLYSEGGEALYDGGDAAFDGEAAAATVDRMAGLVRDGIADLSVDAYDFPAGGIAMMIMANWYESAIREGMGEDFAEVAVTPIPTGEDWKTLQYAFFMGVDSGSERQDAAWELVRHLNEPRDGGPSCVAEMLDGLGALTASTADTEALPAPDAFTQPYVDALASGRAISQPNVVQASEIEGLMAQAIEGVMAGEREADEALAELDREVEDILFEFQ
- a CDS encoding carbohydrate ABC transporter permease, translated to MSGPHSGAERAGAAPWLFLAPLLVFAAVFLVLPLGFSVWLSFTRWNPLGTPSWVGLRQFEYLLTRDDAFLRSLANTFAFAFGFVALCVPLSLGLAFVFSRARGKAVWRSVYYLPQLTNVVAIAYLWQFVLDDRYGLANRLLGLAGLRGPDWLSDPAMAMVSVILVMVWYDTGKNMLVFSAALESVDAEIYEAATLDGAGAWRTLRSITLPIIRPAAIFVTVTSFITGMGFFSLILAMTGGGPRGATEVTALYAYRMAFEDLRMGRASAAALVLFALVAVVSAGQFALMRDRS